A genomic region of Dunckerocampus dactyliophorus isolate RoL2022-P2 chromosome 10, RoL_Ddac_1.1, whole genome shotgun sequence contains the following coding sequences:
- the LOC129188749 gene encoding 5-hydroxytryptamine receptor 3A-like — MEITLAKALWLLMLPQGFVAPLKCSSRRPESLFASLEADLFPKKLVPPVDRFSDPININISIVVMAIFGVDEKVQTMTSFISQSLTWRIEGLHWNEAECGTNRVSVPREQLWLPEIHIAELMGEDESPQTTYVSLHNTGDVFDNKPIRVVSSCRMLIYTFPFDVQNCSLTFQSYLHFDLDIRLIQGSTAEETLQASKDLIRTNGEWELMDIKAAPYVDKLRRGRSSSEMKYHIVLKRQPMLYVVNLIIPSCFLITVDLFSFLLPPQSVDRSSFKMTLILGYTVFLLIMNDLLPVTGETTPLINVFFALSLALMVASLLETIFITNIQFTSTQYREVPRWLSILVLRYLAIAVHLPPQKESNRVTVVLQSHDNELHICTNNNISSSPVMSHDGVSDSTIEEKPAPDPQQHLVDELRKLSNNLTAIRLHVDNHFKGANTSQEWYMIGIVVDRLLFAIYIVFILASFLTIICIWTWGNL, encoded by the exons GTTTTGTAGCACCGTTGAAGTGCAGCAGCCGACGCCCAGAATCCCTGTTTGCATCACTCGAGGCGGATTTATTCCCTAAAAAACTGGTGCCCCCAGTGGACAGGTTTTCAGATCCAATCAACATAAACATCAGTATTGTGGTGATGGCCATTTTTGGAGTG GATGAAAAAGTCCAGACTATGACATCTTTCATATCACAGTCCCTG ACGTGGAGAATAGAAGGGCTGCACTGGAATGAGGCGGAGTGTGGAACGAACAGAGTTTCCGTTCCTCGGGAACAGCTTTGGCTGCCAGAAATCCACATTGCAGAGTT AATGGGTGAGGATGAATCGCCCCAAACCACGTATGTCTCCTTACACAACACTGGGGACGTTTTTGACAACAAGCCCATCAGAGTGGTCAGTTCCTGCCGAATGCTCATCTACACTTTCCCCTTCGATGTCCAAAACTGCTCTCTGACATTTCAATCATATCTGCACTTTG ATCTGGACATAAGACTGATTCAGGGTTCCACAGCCGAAGAGACCCTGCAGGCTTCCAAAGATCTCATCCGAACCAACGGGGAGTGGGAGCTCATGGACATCAAAGCAGCACCGTATGTCGACAAATTAAGAAGGGGAAGAAGCTCCTCTGAGATGAAATACCAT ATTGTCCTAAAACGTCAGCCCATGCTGTACGTGGTCAACCTGATCATCCCCAGCTGCTTCCTCATCACAGTGGATCTCTTCAGCTTCCTGCTGCCTCCCCAGAGCGTGGACCGCTCCTCCTTCAAGATGACCCTTATCCTGGGGTACACCGTCTTCCTGCTCATCATGAACGACCTGCTGCCTGTCACCGGGGAGACCACGCCGCTCATTA ATGTCTTTTTCGCCCTCAGTCTGGCTCTAATGGTGGCCAGTCTGTTGGAGACCATCTTTATCACCAACATCCAGTTCACCTCCACCCAGTACAGAGAGGTGCCTCGTTGGCTCAGCATCCTCGTCCTGCGTTACCTCGCCATCGCGGTTCATCTGCCGCCCCAGAAAGAAAGCAACAGAGTCACAGTGGTTCTCCAATCGCATGATAACG AACTCCACATATGTACAAACAACAACATCAGCAGCAGCCCAGTGATGTCACATGACGGCGTCTCTGACAGTACTATTGAAGAGAAACCTGCTCCAGACCCCCAGCAGCACCTCGTGGATGAGCTGAGAAAGCTGAGCAATAATCTGACTGCCATCCGCCTGCACGTGGACAACCACTTCAAAGGCGCCAACACGTCCCAGGAGTGGTACATGATCGGGATCGTGGTAGACCGCCTGCTTTTTGCGATATACATCGTCTTCATCCTGGCCAGCTTCCTCACCATCATTTGTATCTGGACCTGGGGCAACTTGTGA